In one window of Trachemys scripta elegans isolate TJP31775 chromosome 5, CAS_Tse_1.0, whole genome shotgun sequence DNA:
- the CBR4 gene encoding carbonyl reductase family member 4 isoform X2, whose product MAKVCAIFGGSRGIGKAVAQLLAWKGYRLAIIARNLEVAQTTVNHLGGHMALSCDVAMEQDVQNTLEEVEKNLGHVNYLVNAAGINRDGLLLRTTSEDMVSQINTNLLETMLTCKAAVRHMLQQQGGAIVNIGSIVGLKGNSGQSVYSASKAGLVGFSRSLAKEVARKKIRVNVVAPGFVHTEMTARLKEDQLKKTIPLGRFGEPDEVAQAVVFLLESPYITGHILVVDGGLQLLI is encoded by the exons ATGGCCAAAGTTTGTGCCATTTTTGGAGGATCCCGAGGAATTGGAAAAGCTGTTGCACAACTGCTGGCATGGAAAGGATACCGCTTGGCTATTATTGCTAGAAATCTGGAAGTAGCTCAAACTACTGTGAATCACCTTGGGG GTCATATGGCACTTAGCTGTGATGTAGCCATGGAACAAGATGTCCAAAATACActtgaggaggtggagaagaattTAGGTCATGTTAATTACTTGGTTAATGCTGCTGGAATCAACAG ggaTGGCTTGTTGCTGAGAACCACATCTGAAGATATGGTATCCCAAATTAACACTAATCTTCTGGAAACGATGTTGACATGCAAAGCTGCTGTAAGGCATATGCTTCAACAGCAGGGAGGTGCTATTGTTAACATAG gaAGTATTGTTGGACTCAAGGGCAATTCTGGTCAGAGTGTGTACAGTGCCAGCAAAGCAGGGTTAGTTGGATTTTCACGCTCTCTTGCTAAAGAAGTAGCAAGAAAGAAAATTCGAGTCAACGTGGTTGCTCCAG gcTTTGTTCACACAGAGATGACTGCACGTTTGAAAGAAGATCAGTTGAAGAAAACTATTCCTCttggaagatttggagagcctgatGAAGTTGCACAAGCTGTTGTCTTTCTTCTGGAGTCTCCCTATATTACAGGGCATATTCTAGTTGTAGATGGAGGCTTGCAGCTTCTAATTTAA
- the CBR4 gene encoding carbonyl reductase family member 4 isoform X1: MAKVCAIFGGSRGIGKAVAQLLAWKGYRLAIIARNLEVAQTTVNHLGAGHMALSCDVAMEQDVQNTLEEVEKNLGHVNYLVNAAGINRDGLLLRTTSEDMVSQINTNLLETMLTCKAAVRHMLQQQGGAIVNIGSIVGLKGNSGQSVYSASKAGLVGFSRSLAKEVARKKIRVNVVAPGFVHTEMTARLKEDQLKKTIPLGRFGEPDEVAQAVVFLLESPYITGHILVVDGGLQLLI, translated from the exons ATGGCCAAAGTTTGTGCCATTTTTGGAGGATCCCGAGGAATTGGAAAAGCTGTTGCACAACTGCTGGCATGGAAAGGATACCGCTTGGCTATTATTGCTAGAAATCTGGAAGTAGCTCAAACTACTGTGAATCACCTTGGGG CAGGTCATATGGCACTTAGCTGTGATGTAGCCATGGAACAAGATGTCCAAAATACActtgaggaggtggagaagaattTAGGTCATGTTAATTACTTGGTTAATGCTGCTGGAATCAACAG ggaTGGCTTGTTGCTGAGAACCACATCTGAAGATATGGTATCCCAAATTAACACTAATCTTCTGGAAACGATGTTGACATGCAAAGCTGCTGTAAGGCATATGCTTCAACAGCAGGGAGGTGCTATTGTTAACATAG gaAGTATTGTTGGACTCAAGGGCAATTCTGGTCAGAGTGTGTACAGTGCCAGCAAAGCAGGGTTAGTTGGATTTTCACGCTCTCTTGCTAAAGAAGTAGCAAGAAAGAAAATTCGAGTCAACGTGGTTGCTCCAG gcTTTGTTCACACAGAGATGACTGCACGTTTGAAAGAAGATCAGTTGAAGAAAACTATTCCTCttggaagatttggagagcctgatGAAGTTGCACAAGCTGTTGTCTTTCTTCTGGAGTCTCCCTATATTACAGGGCATATTCTAGTTGTAGATGGAGGCTTGCAGCTTCTAATTTAA